The proteins below come from a single Gordonia pseudamarae genomic window:
- a CDS encoding MCE family protein, with amino-acid sequence MTVPDMTQTSGPGRWFTPRTIVATVFALILALIVGGVLWWVFSSMGATKITATFTRSVGIYKGTDVRILGVKVGQVTDVTPKGDRVQVKMTVDRGIDLPEDVKAVQVVPSVVADRYVQLTPVFREGDAKAPKSLHLTVDKGQTMVPVEVDELYRGIQNLTDALGPNGANKPANGEQEGALTRLARIGADNLEGNGAKLGETIEKLSKASQTLAGSSGDIVSTIKNLDVFVGALRENDQQVRQFNTQMASFNKYMVGEREQLGLALNKLSYALGDVATFLDDNEEKLGKTVRDLQPTTRALADEKDNLKEVLTVLPLTISNLISAYNAESGTLDMRLTVPDLQDLLGAGCRTLDLGKLMPGDPAAKQWSASMRPLIDNCTKVGKQITKGVLEPTLPILPFGIMSNDKLQRSPAPGTVPGNPDPQLKQTPPSQRGGN; translated from the coding sequence ATGACGGTTCCCGACATGACCCAGACATCGGGCCCGGGCCGCTGGTTCACCCCGCGAACCATTGTGGCGACGGTGTTCGCGCTGATCCTGGCGCTGATCGTCGGCGGTGTCCTGTGGTGGGTGTTCTCCTCGATGGGAGCCACCAAGATCACCGCGACGTTCACACGGTCCGTGGGCATCTACAAGGGCACCGATGTGCGGATCCTCGGTGTCAAGGTCGGCCAGGTCACCGACGTGACTCCCAAAGGGGACAGGGTCCAGGTCAAGATGACCGTCGACCGCGGTATCGACCTGCCCGAGGACGTCAAGGCCGTGCAGGTCGTGCCGTCGGTCGTGGCCGACCGGTATGTGCAGCTCACGCCGGTGTTCCGTGAGGGCGACGCGAAGGCACCCAAGTCGCTGCACCTCACCGTCGACAAGGGGCAGACGATGGTGCCCGTCGAGGTCGACGAGCTCTACCGCGGTATCCAGAACCTCACCGACGCGCTCGGTCCGAACGGGGCCAACAAGCCCGCGAACGGCGAGCAGGAGGGAGCGCTGACCAGGCTGGCCCGGATCGGGGCGGACAACCTCGAAGGAAACGGCGCCAAGCTCGGCGAAACCATCGAGAAGCTGTCGAAGGCCTCGCAGACGCTGGCCGGGTCCAGCGGTGACATCGTCTCGACCATCAAGAACCTGGATGTGTTCGTGGGAGCACTGCGCGAGAACGATCAGCAGGTGCGTCAGTTCAACACGCAGATGGCCTCGTTCAACAAGTACATGGTGGGTGAGCGTGAACAGCTCGGTCTCGCGCTGAACAAGCTGTCGTACGCGCTCGGCGATGTGGCGACCTTCCTCGACGACAACGAGGAGAAGCTCGGCAAGACGGTGCGCGATCTGCAGCCGACCACCAGGGCACTGGCCGACGAGAAGGACAACCTCAAGGAGGTCCTGACGGTGCTGCCGCTGACGATCAGCAACCTGATCAGCGCGTACAACGCCGAATCGGGAACGCTCGACATGCGCCTGACCGTCCCGGATCTGCAGGATCTGCTGGGTGCTGGCTGCCGGACGCTGGATCTGGGCAAGTTGATGCCCGGTGACCCGGCGGCCAAGCAGTGGAGTGCCTCGATGCGGCCGCTCATCGACAACTGCACCAAGGTGGGCAAACAGATCACCAAGGGTGTTCTGGAGCCGACGTTGCCGATCCTTCCGTTCGGCATCATGAGCAACGACAAGCTGCAGCGGAGCCCGGCGCCGGGGACCGTTCCCGGCAACCCCGATCCGCAGCTCAAGCAGACACCGCCGTCGCAGCGTGGGGGCAACTGA
- a CDS encoding MCE family protein: MTHENTPAAGAAQPKKSRRFAGRRNPVSIGGIGILVVLMVAISAFFLNELPLLGAGARYSAEFSEAAGLKKGNEVRVAGIKVGEVDNVELDGDRVKVTFRANNTWIGDRTEASIQIKTVLGQKYLALTPLGDKLADPDTPIPLDRTVSPYDVIEAFSDASTQLTGDPNTGESGIDSKQLAQSFNALSDSLSGTAGNFAPTLDGLSRLSETIASRDSEVKRLLSATKNTTKILADRNEEFTRLIAGAGELLQELNNRQKSITRLLATTTSLSNSLTGLVRDNEKQIGPALDALAETNKLLQRQNQNIRDTIKYMAPFYRLYGNVLGNGRWLESVVTNILPPALPQQNTTRPPNKQAMQNNGGTEAG; this comes from the coding sequence TTGACACACGAGAACACTCCCGCGGCGGGTGCCGCACAACCGAAGAAGAGCAGGCGATTCGCGGGTCGGAGAAATCCGGTCAGCATCGGTGGCATCGGCATCCTGGTGGTGCTGATGGTCGCGATCTCGGCGTTCTTCCTGAACGAGCTTCCGCTGCTGGGTGCGGGCGCGCGCTACAGCGCCGAGTTCAGTGAGGCCGCAGGCCTCAAGAAGGGGAACGAGGTCCGCGTCGCCGGTATCAAGGTCGGCGAGGTCGACAACGTCGAACTCGACGGCGACCGGGTGAAGGTGACTTTCCGCGCGAACAACACCTGGATCGGCGACCGTACCGAGGCATCGATCCAGATCAAGACGGTGCTGGGGCAGAAGTACCTAGCCCTGACCCCGCTCGGCGATAAGTTGGCCGACCCGGACACACCGATCCCGCTGGACCGGACGGTGTCCCCGTACGACGTCATCGAGGCGTTCTCGGATGCGTCGACCCAGCTGACCGGCGACCCGAACACGGGGGAGTCGGGAATCGACTCCAAGCAACTCGCGCAGTCGTTCAACGCCTTGAGCGATTCGCTGTCGGGTACGGCGGGCAATTTCGCGCCCACCCTCGACGGCCTCTCGCGACTGTCGGAGACCATTGCCAGCCGCGACTCGGAGGTCAAGCGCCTGCTCTCGGCCACCAAGAACACCACCAAGATCCTGGCCGATCGCAACGAGGAGTTCACCCGTCTCATCGCCGGTGCCGGTGAATTGCTCCAGGAGCTGAACAACCGGCAGAAGTCGATCACCAGGCTGCTGGCGACCACCACCTCGCTCAGCAACTCGCTCACCGGTCTGGTCCGGGACAACGAGAAGCAGATCGGGCCCGCGCTCGACGCCCTGGCCGAGACCAACAAGCTGCTGCAACGGCAGAACCAGAACATCCGCGACACCATCAAGTACATGGCGCCCTTCTATCGGCTTTACGGCAACGTCCTCGGGAACGGCCGCTGGCTGGAGTCGGTGGTCACCAATATCCTGCCGCCGGCTCTGCCGCAGCAGAACACCACACGGCCGCCAAACAAGCAGGCCATGCAGAACAACGGCGGAACGGAGGCCGGCTGA
- a CDS encoding MCE family protein has protein sequence MKSITGPLIKLIVFAVVTVVTTSMLALTIGNVGGSGDAEYKAIFDDAAMLNKGDDVRIAGVRVGQVTDVRVHNRNQALVTFNADRDRLPEGTNVAIKYRNLTGLRYLALERGAGDQRVTYKPGHVFGTDSTTPAVNLTELFNGFKPLFRELSPTDVNQLSEKIINVFQGQSDVMASLLSDTADLTTALADKDKVIGELITNLTKVMDTVNKHNDEFDSLLVNTSKLVSGLAAQRDSVGSAITSVSNLTAVTSDILTKTRPSIQGDIAGLKTLADQVNKRQDDVAQVLTNLPIKLQKVGRAATFGSWFQFYLCGIDVVAGNGKSTLLTKPLVSLPDINHVLYTSAATRCWRDNNRPRG, from the coding sequence ATGAAATCCATCACCGGACCCCTGATCAAACTCATCGTGTTCGCGGTGGTCACCGTGGTCACGACGTCGATGCTGGCGCTCACGATCGGCAATGTCGGCGGCAGCGGCGACGCTGAGTACAAGGCGATCTTCGACGACGCCGCGATGCTCAACAAGGGTGACGACGTCCGCATCGCGGGCGTGCGGGTGGGCCAGGTGACCGATGTCCGGGTCCACAACCGGAACCAGGCACTGGTCACGTTCAACGCCGACCGCGACCGGCTGCCCGAGGGCACCAACGTCGCGATCAAGTACCGCAACCTCACCGGCCTGCGGTACCTGGCCCTTGAACGCGGCGCGGGCGATCAGCGGGTCACCTACAAGCCCGGCCACGTCTTCGGCACCGACTCCACTACCCCCGCGGTCAACCTCACCGAGCTGTTCAACGGCTTCAAGCCACTGTTTCGCGAGCTGAGCCCGACCGACGTGAACCAGCTCAGCGAGAAGATCATCAACGTCTTCCAGGGGCAGAGCGATGTGATGGCGAGTCTGCTCTCGGACACCGCCGACCTGACCACCGCCCTGGCCGACAAGGACAAGGTGATCGGTGAGCTGATCACCAACCTGACCAAGGTGATGGACACGGTCAACAAGCACAACGACGAGTTCGACTCGCTGTTGGTGAACACCTCGAAGCTGGTCAGCGGTCTGGCGGCGCAACGCGACTCGGTCGGTTCGGCCATCACCTCGGTGTCCAATCTGACCGCGGTCACCTCCGACATCCTCACCAAGACGCGGCCGTCCATCCAGGGCGACATCGCGGGTCTGAAGACGCTGGCCGATCAGGTCAACAAGCGCCAGGACGATGTCGCGCAGGTTCTGACGAATCTGCCGATCAAATTGCAGAAGGTGGGACGTGCGGCCACATTCGGTTCCTGGTTCCAGTTCTACCTGTGCGGCATCGACGTCGTCGCCGGCAACGGCAAGTCAACCTTGCTGACCAAGCCGCTGGTGTCCCTGCCCGACATCAATCATGTGCTGTACACCAGCGCGGCCACCCGCTGCTGGCGTGACAACAACAGGCCCCGGGGGTGA
- a CDS encoding MCE family protein translates to MTSTVRQRLLGILFLLICIGFLAFTILQFNKAFTSFTTVKFTTDSAGNALPNAADVKARGVIVGEVRDITPSPDGKVVVTLGLNPDMAKKLPVETTARILPKTLFGERFVDLKVPDTSGGPTLASTKNAVIYTDQSGNAKEIQEMFDKLLPVLKAVPPQDLNITLTALSKALSGRGDELRTTITDLNKVFSGINKVLPDLEGTLRGLSDFSQTYSEALPDIIDGLDNLRTTGNTIVEKQSDLRNLISTLGAAATDTTSWLRTNRRDLLDVVIKGEPFMRGLARQSPSFGCTFENFASIFPESDRVTGKGSPNPGPRVNLQFVNPRGRYLPNQDEPRFFDYNRPATCFGPATDNRPFPQYPGGGLGEGSYQPPSRNAGPTTVPNVGDDFPITPPNQNSVIPAGTIGDTTLRANPYDNAEYVNQLKVVYASTTGNDPDQVPTWVTMIGGMSLQGAQVNIQ, encoded by the coding sequence ATGACCTCAACCGTTCGTCAACGACTCCTCGGTATCCTGTTCCTGCTCATCTGCATCGGCTTCCTGGCATTCACGATCCTGCAGTTCAACAAGGCGTTCACCTCGTTCACCACCGTCAAGTTCACCACCGATTCCGCCGGCAACGCGCTGCCCAACGCCGCCGACGTCAAGGCGCGCGGAGTGATCGTCGGCGAGGTCCGGGACATCACCCCGTCACCCGACGGCAAGGTCGTCGTGACGCTGGGTCTGAACCCCGACATGGCCAAGAAGCTGCCGGTCGAAACAACCGCGCGCATCCTGCCGAAGACCCTGTTCGGCGAACGCTTCGTGGACCTCAAAGTGCCCGACACCTCCGGCGGACCCACGCTGGCCAGTACCAAGAACGCGGTCATCTACACCGACCAGAGCGGCAACGCCAAGGAGATCCAGGAGATGTTCGACAAACTCCTGCCGGTCCTCAAGGCCGTCCCCCCGCAGGATCTCAACATCACGCTGACCGCGCTGTCCAAGGCGCTCTCGGGTCGCGGTGACGAGCTGCGCACCACGATCACCGATCTCAACAAGGTGTTCAGCGGCATCAACAAGGTGCTGCCCGACCTCGAGGGCACGTTGCGGGGTCTGTCGGACTTCTCGCAGACCTATTCCGAGGCGCTGCCCGACATCATCGACGGCCTGGACAATCTGCGCACCACCGGCAACACGATCGTCGAGAAACAGTCCGATCTGCGGAACCTGATCTCGACGCTGGGGGCCGCGGCCACCGACACCACGAGCTGGTTGCGGACCAACCGCAGGGACCTGCTCGACGTCGTCATCAAGGGCGAACCCTTCATGCGCGGTCTGGCGCGTCAGTCGCCGTCGTTCGGCTGCACGTTCGAGAACTTCGCCAGCATCTTCCCCGAATCCGACAGGGTCACCGGCAAGGGCTCGCCCAACCCCGGCCCCCGGGTGAACCTGCAGTTCGTCAACCCGCGCGGGCGCTACCTGCCCAACCAGGACGAACCCCGGTTCTTCGACTACAACCGGCCCGCCACCTGCTTCGGTCCGGCGACCGACAACCGGCCGTTCCCGCAGTATCCGGGAGGTGGGCTCGGTGAGGGCTCCTACCAGCCGCCCTCACGCAACGCCGGCCCCACAACCGTGCCGAACGTGGGCGACGACTTCCCGATCACCCCGCCGAACCAGAACAGCGTGATCCCCGCCGGAACCATCGGCGACACCACGCTGCGAGCCAACCCCTACGACAACGCGGAGTACGTCAATCAGTTGAAGGTCGTGTATGCCAGCACTACCGGCAACGACCCGGATCAGGTTCCCACCTGGGTCACCATGATCGGCGGAATGTCGCTGCAGGGAGCGCAGGTCAACATCCAATGA
- a CDS encoding MlaE family ABC transporter permease, with protein sequence MSDPGGGVTITKSRSEYYAYEARKQLNKPLKVLDGAGEQMSFYGRTLAWIPKTVVHYRREVLRLLAEVAFGTGGLAVVLGTVGVMVMMSGFTGVVVGMQGYAALDQLGSQALTGFLSAYVNTREVAPLVAALALSATVGCGFTAQLGAMRISEEVDAMEVMAVPSIPYLVSTRVIAGFIAVIPLYVLGLISAYFASRTVTTVFNGQSTGSYDHYFNLFLPPEDVLWSFGKVLVFAFVIILVHCYYGYFASGGPAGVGVAVGHAVRTALVLIALLDFFLGLAIWGTTTTVRVGG encoded by the coding sequence ATGTCCGATCCCGGTGGTGGCGTCACAATCACCAAGTCGCGGTCCGAGTACTACGCGTACGAGGCGCGCAAGCAGCTCAACAAGCCGCTGAAGGTTCTCGACGGTGCGGGCGAGCAGATGTCCTTCTACGGGCGCACCCTCGCCTGGATCCCGAAGACCGTCGTGCACTACCGGCGTGAGGTGCTCCGCCTGCTCGCCGAGGTGGCCTTCGGGACCGGCGGCCTCGCGGTCGTCCTCGGCACCGTCGGCGTCATGGTGATGATGTCCGGTTTCACCGGCGTCGTGGTCGGCATGCAGGGCTACGCCGCCCTCGACCAGCTGGGATCGCAGGCACTGACCGGCTTCCTGTCGGCGTACGTGAACACCCGTGAGGTCGCCCCGCTGGTCGCCGCGCTCGCCCTGTCGGCGACCGTCGGCTGCGGCTTTACCGCCCAACTGGGCGCCATGCGGATCTCCGAGGAGGTCGACGCCATGGAGGTCATGGCCGTCCCGTCGATTCCGTATCTGGTGTCCACCCGCGTCATCGCCGGCTTCATCGCGGTCATCCCGCTGTACGTGCTCGGCCTGATCTCGGCGTACTTCGCCTCCCGTACGGTGACCACCGTGTTCAACGGACAGTCCACGGGTTCCTACGACCACTACTTCAACCTGTTCCTGCCACCCGAAGACGTGTTGTGGTCGTTCGGCAAGGTGCTGGTGTTCGCGTTCGTGATCATCCTCGTGCACTGCTACTACGGGTACTTCGCCAGCGGTGGTCCCGCGGGTGTCGGCGTGGCCGTCGGGCACGCGGTGCGTACGGCGCTCGTCCTGATCGCCCTGCTGGACTTCTTCCTCGGTCTGGCCATCTGGGGCACGACGACAACCGTTCGAGTGGGAGGCTAG
- a CDS encoding MlaE family ABC transporter permease, giving the protein MASATTRGIDRIAKAGNGALAQSGNIVQLFVDVARQSIVRPFQWREFIQQAWFIASVTILPTALIAIPFGAIVSLQTGSLIKQIGAESYTGAASVLVVIQQGSPLVTSLLIAGAAGSAVAADLGSRTIREEIDAMEVLGINPIQRLVVPRVLAMILIAMLLNGLVAVIGIGGGYMFNVVLQNGTPGAYLASFSALAQLPDLYISTIKAAIFGVIAGVVAAYKGLNPKGGPKGVGDAVNQSVVITFLLLFLANLIITAVYLQIVPAKGS; this is encoded by the coding sequence ATGGCCAGTGCCACCACGCGTGGTATTGATCGGATAGCAAAAGCTGGCAATGGTGCGCTCGCACAGTCCGGCAATATCGTTCAGCTATTCGTCGATGTCGCACGCCAGTCCATTGTGCGCCCGTTCCAGTGGCGAGAGTTCATCCAGCAGGCTTGGTTCATCGCCAGTGTGACGATCTTGCCGACGGCACTCATCGCGATTCCGTTCGGTGCGATCGTCTCTCTGCAGACCGGCTCGCTGATCAAGCAGATCGGTGCCGAGTCGTACACGGGTGCCGCCAGCGTGCTGGTGGTGATCCAGCAGGGCTCGCCCCTGGTCACCTCGCTCCTGATCGCGGGCGCGGCGGGCTCCGCGGTCGCCGCGGACCTCGGTTCACGGACCATCCGCGAGGAGATCGACGCGATGGAGGTGCTGGGCATCAACCCGATCCAGCGCCTGGTGGTGCCGCGCGTGCTGGCCATGATCCTGATCGCGATGCTGCTCAACGGCCTCGTCGCCGTCATCGGTATCGGCGGTGGCTACATGTTCAACGTGGTGCTCCAGAACGGCACACCGGGTGCGTACCTGGCCTCGTTCAGCGCACTGGCGCAGCTCCCGGACCTCTACATCTCCACCATCAAGGCGGCCATTTTCGGTGTTATCGCCGGCGTTGTCGCGGCCTACAAGGGGCTCAACCCCAAGGGGGGACCGAAGGGAGTGGGCGACGCGGTCAACCAGAGCGTCGTCATCACGTTCCTGCTGCTGTTCCTGGCCAATCTGATCATCACGGCGGTCTACCTCCAGATCGTTCCGGCGAAGGGAAGCTGA
- a CDS encoding ABC transporter ATP-binding protein gives MGVEVSVEGLTKSFGSQNIWRDVTLTLPTGEVSALLGPSGTGKSVFLKTLIGLLHPEQGSVVIDGTDITQCSAKELYEIRKLFGVLFQDGALFGSMSLYDNIAFPLREHTKKKEDEVRRIVMEKVDMVGLLGAEDKLPGEISGGMRKRAGLARALVLDPQIILCDEPDSGLDPVRTAYISQLLIDINATIDATILIVTHNINIARTIPDNIGMLFRKELVMFGPREQLLTSEQPVVKQFLSGDRFGPIGMSEEKDEAVAAAEAAMQAAGISGGGTKDDFTEIIPQVQPNPGMPERQAAIRHRARVHEMLHTLPPNAQEAILRSMAQEDEIKAQNRAERAQAHAAAGVGVGKPQADYAGDDAVTQSWAVAPGLADSPTIEYEVPNEGGRHSSTEDPDNRS, from the coding sequence GTGGGTGTAGAGGTCAGTGTCGAGGGGCTTACCAAGTCGTTCGGGTCGCAGAATATTTGGCGTGATGTGACGTTGACGTTGCCGACGGGTGAGGTCAGTGCGTTGTTGGGGCCTTCGGGTACGGGTAAGTCGGTGTTTTTGAAGACGTTGATCGGTCTGCTGCATCCGGAGCAGGGGTCGGTGGTCATCGATGGCACTGATATCACGCAGTGTTCGGCGAAGGAGTTGTACGAGATTCGTAAGTTGTTCGGTGTGCTGTTTCAGGATGGTGCGCTGTTCGGTTCGATGTCGTTGTATGACAATATCGCGTTCCCTCTTCGTGAGCATACGAAGAAGAAGGAGGACGAGGTTCGTCGGATCGTGATGGAGAAGGTCGACATGGTCGGTCTGTTGGGGGCGGAGGATAAGCTGCCGGGTGAGATTTCCGGTGGTATGCGTAAGCGTGCCGGCTTGGCGCGGGCGTTGGTGTTGGATCCGCAGATCATTTTGTGTGATGAGCCGGATTCGGGTTTGGATCCGGTGCGTACGGCTTATATTTCGCAGTTGTTGATCGATATCAATGCGACGATTGATGCGACGATTTTGATTGTGACGCACAATATCAATATCGCGCGGACGATTCCGGACAATATTGGGATGTTGTTCCGGAAGGAGTTGGTGATGTTTGGTCCGCGTGAGCAGTTGTTGACGTCGGAGCAGCCGGTGGTGAAGCAGTTCTTGTCCGGTGATCGGTTTGGTCCGATCGGTATGTCGGAGGAGAAGGACGAGGCGGTGGCGGCTGCGGAGGCGGCGATGCAGGCTGCGGGTATTTCCGGTGGTGGTACGAAGGATGATTTCACGGAGATCATTCCGCAGGTGCAGCCGAATCCGGGTATGCCGGAGCGGCAGGCGGCGATTCGGCATCGTGCGCGGGTGCATGAGATGTTGCATACGTTGCCGCCGAATGCGCAGGAGGCGATTTTGCGGTCGATGGCGCAGGAGGATGAGATCAAGGCGCAGAATCGGGCTGAGCGGGCGCAGGCGCATGCCGCGGCCGGGGTCGGTGTGGGTAAGCCGCAGGCCGATTATGCCGGTGATGATGCGGTGACGCAGAGTTGGGCGGTTGCGCCGGGTTTGGCTGATAGTCCGACCATTGAGTACGAAGTCCCGAACGAGGGTGGGCGGCACAGCTCCACCGAAGACCCAGACAACCGGAGCTAA
- the rplL gene encoding 50S ribosomal protein L7/L12, translated as MAKLTADELIDQFKELTLLELSDFVKKFEEVFEVTAAAPVAIAAAGAPAAAGADAAAEQDEFDVVLDGAGDKKIQVIKVVREIVSGLGLKEAKELVESAPKALLEKVDKEAAEAAKAKLEEAGAKVSVK; from the coding sequence ATGGCGAAGCTCACCGCTGACGAGCTCATCGATCAGTTCAAGGAACTGACCCTGCTGGAGCTCAGCGATTTCGTGAAGAAGTTCGAAGAGGTCTTCGAGGTCACCGCGGCCGCTCCGGTCGCCATCGCCGCCGCCGGTGCTCCGGCCGCCGCCGGTGCTGACGCCGCTGCCGAGCAGGACGAGTTCGACGTCGTGCTCGATGGCGCTGGCGACAAGAAGATCCAGGTCATCAAGGTGGTCCGCGAGATCGTCTCCGGCCTGGGCCTGAAGGAAGCCAAGGAGCTCGTTGAGAGCGCCCCCAAGGCTCTTCTGGAGAAGGTCGACAAGGAGGCCGCTGAGGCTGCCAAGGCCAAGCTCGAAGAGGCCGGCGCCAAGGTCTCCGTCAAGTAG
- the rplJ gene encoding 50S ribosomal protein L10, with protein MAKSDKVSAVAEIADQFKGSTATVVTEYRGLSVKQITELRRSLGEGATYSVAKNTLVKRAAVEAGVEGLDELFTGPTAIAFIEGEPVVAAKAIKTFAKDNKALVIKGGYMDGRALSVAEIEAIADLETREVLLAKLAGAMKGNLAKAAGLFNQPASQVARLAAALQEKKTEAGE; from the coding sequence ATGGCCAAGTCAGACAAGGTGTCCGCGGTTGCGGAGATCGCAGATCAGTTCAAGGGATCGACGGCGACGGTTGTCACGGAATACCGTGGCCTGTCGGTCAAGCAGATCACCGAGCTGCGTCGTTCCCTCGGCGAGGGCGCAACCTACTCCGTCGCCAAGAACACCCTGGTGAAGCGCGCCGCTGTCGAGGCGGGCGTCGAGGGGCTCGACGAGCTGTTCACCGGCCCGACCGCGATTGCCTTCATCGAAGGTGAGCCGGTGGTGGCCGCCAAGGCGATCAAGACATTCGCCAAGGACAACAAGGCTCTCGTTATCAAGGGCGGGTACATGGACGGCCGTGCGCTGTCCGTGGCCGAGATCGAAGCGATCGCCGACCTTGAGACCCGCGAGGTGCTGTTGGCCAAGCTCGCCGGTGCCATGAAGGGCAACTTGGCAAAGGCCGCCGGACTGTTCAACCAGCCGGCTTCGCAGGTCGCGCGTCTTGCCGCGGCTCTGCAGGAGAAGAAGACCGAAGCCGGCGAATAG
- a CDS encoding cellulase family glycosylhydrolase → MTHHTPRHTRRRLRTVVICTVVGLAFALTPLGLAGSAEGATLRVRLGVVSVSTMYAGSDYAGEAAQVSGVGASSIRIPAKWNLIQPGAAAAYNWSQLDQAVRAARTEGLDVLLNLEGPAPVWAQKPGADPLANGNAPLDPQDFRTFARAVALRYSPYVFAWEIWNEPNLSHYLIPPTADEYLPLLRAAYSGIRSSGATQPIITGGTSSSRGDTRDISFIERLYLLGGRPYIDGIGVHPYTFPYPLLNDPRFGDGGGAAVLRWIRSAMLAAGEGNKKVWITEFGQPTGTSSMSVSEAKQASIVTDALSLANSADWVAAIFIFNSHDLVAGPSILDGNMGLYRHDGTPKPVVAAITSLTGG, encoded by the coding sequence ATGACACACCACACCCCACGCCACACACGGCGCAGATTGCGGACTGTCGTCATCTGCACGGTGGTCGGCCTCGCGTTTGCCCTGACGCCCCTGGGACTCGCCGGATCAGCCGAGGGCGCCACACTCCGGGTCCGGCTCGGGGTGGTCTCGGTATCGACAATGTATGCGGGCAGCGACTACGCCGGAGAGGCTGCCCAGGTCAGTGGTGTCGGAGCGTCATCAATCCGGATACCGGCGAAGTGGAATCTGATCCAGCCCGGCGCCGCCGCCGCGTACAACTGGTCGCAGCTCGATCAGGCTGTCCGGGCCGCGCGAACCGAAGGGCTCGACGTGCTGCTCAATCTCGAGGGCCCGGCACCCGTCTGGGCGCAGAAGCCGGGCGCGGACCCGCTCGCCAACGGCAACGCCCCGCTCGACCCGCAGGACTTCCGGACTTTTGCCCGCGCTGTCGCCCTCCGTTACAGCCCCTATGTATTCGCGTGGGAGATCTGGAATGAGCCGAATCTGTCGCACTACCTGATCCCGCCCACAGCCGATGAATACCTGCCTTTGCTCCGCGCCGCGTACTCCGGAATCCGTTCGTCCGGCGCGACACAACCGATCATCACCGGCGGTACGTCGAGTTCACGCGGCGATACCCGCGACATATCCTTCATCGAGCGGCTCTACCTTCTGGGCGGGAGACCCTACATCGACGGAATCGGAGTTCATCCCTACACGTTTCCCTACCCCCTGCTCAATGACCCCCGGTTCGGCGACGGGGGCGGAGCCGCCGTCCTACGTTGGATCCGTTCCGCGATGCTCGCGGCCGGGGAGGGCAACAAGAAGGTGTGGATCACCGAATTCGGCCAGCCGACCGGTACATCGTCCATGTCGGTGTCCGAGGCCAAGCAGGCGTCCATCGTGACCGATGCACTGTCACTGGCGAACTCGGCGGATTGGGTCGCCGCCATATTCATATTCAATTCCCATGACCTCGTGGCAGGTCCGAGCATCCTCGACGGCAACATGGGGCTGTACCGACATGACGGCACACCAAAGCCCGTGGTCGCCGCCATCACCTCGCTCACCGGCGGCTGA
- a CDS encoding SGNH/GDSL hydrolase family protein yields MTLGINGCSQVPEFSRVAGPSAALNYLVQRQHHILVVGDSTTAGTTFGGHGYTNWVNVVATDLAAEGRSAAFARVASGGSGYLTPSIDDGATFFSGVRRNAGPDTDLIVAFGSNNDMEAPGDLRDAVRRVIELAQQRSPRTAIILVAPIWIRSPQPPASHDRMTRILATVAEEYDLEYHDPTQERWLADTSGYLGEDGIHPNDEGHRILANRMGDVIGRRLDRLEADQA; encoded by the coding sequence ATGACCCTGGGCATCAACGGATGCTCGCAGGTACCCGAGTTCAGCCGGGTGGCGGGTCCGTCGGCAGCGCTGAACTACCTGGTGCAGCGACAGCACCACATTCTGGTTGTCGGTGACAGTACAACTGCCGGAACAACATTCGGTGGCCATGGCTATACGAACTGGGTCAACGTCGTCGCCACTGACCTGGCGGCCGAAGGGCGTTCGGCGGCCTTCGCCCGGGTCGCTTCGGGAGGTTCCGGATACCTGACGCCGAGTATCGATGACGGCGCCACCTTCTTCTCGGGCGTGCGGCGAAACGCAGGCCCCGACACCGACCTGATCGTCGCGTTCGGCAGCAACAATGACATGGAAGCCCCCGGTGACCTCCGGGATGCGGTGCGCCGAGTCATCGAACTGGCGCAGCAGAGGTCACCGAGAACTGCGATCATTCTGGTGGCGCCGATCTGGATTCGTAGCCCCCAACCGCCCGCATCGCATGACAGGATGACCAGAATTCTGGCCACCGTGGCCGAGGAGTATGACCTCGAGTATCACGACCCGACGCAGGAACGGTGGCTGGCGGACACGTCCGGGTATCTCGGTGAGGACGGTATCCATCCAAATGATGAAGGGCACCGAATACTCGCGAATCGGATGGGCGATGTCATCGGTCGCCGACTCGATCGCCTGGAGGCCGACCAGGCGTGA